The following are encoded in a window of Phoenix dactylifera cultivar Barhee BC4 unplaced genomic scaffold, palm_55x_up_171113_PBpolish2nd_filt_p 000550F, whole genome shotgun sequence genomic DNA:
- the LOC120106510 gene encoding serine carboxypeptidase 1-like, with protein MMTAYFSLLLISCCLFVLPNNNEANQADHLRRLIKTKRPTWPHQSYSWADLDAAVSVSPVYVSNQDGLMEADRIKSLPGQPTGVEFNQYSGYVTVDTKNGRALFYYFVESQHNPSTKPLILWLNGGPGCSSLGYGAMQELGPFRVHSDGKTLQRNKYAWNNVANVLFLESPAGVGFSYSNTSSDYDMNGDQRTAEDSYTFLVNWFERFPHYKNHEFFITGESYAGHYVPQLASTILHHNTQTNQTVINLQGVAIGNAFVDSATNDKAGYEFMWNHNLISDETYAKFCKACNFSGIESTVDCAAATEDAYVESGDIDPYNIYAPKCDDSNTTSMSGIAMADFDPCSTSYVDSYLNNLEVQKALHIKAPKLPNPWQSCSNLAWVDMAPTMLPTIKQLITSRIRLWLFSGDIDTVVSITATKYAVRNLNLPIKSSWRAWYSKSQVGGYVVGYEGLAFVTVRGAGHMVPSYQPERALTMISSFLKGELPPAS; from the exons ATGATGACTGCATACTTCTCTCTGCTTCTCATCTCTTGTTGCCTCTTTGTATTGCCCAACAACAACGAGGCTAACCAAGCTGATCATCTTAGAAGGTTGATCAAAACTAAGAGACCAACATGGCCTCACCAATCTTATTCATGGGCTGATTTGGATGCCGCCGTGTCCGTTTCGCCAGTCTATGTTAGTAATCAAGATGGACTAATGGAGGCTGACAGGATCAAATCTTTGCCTGGGCAACCCACAGGTGTCGAGTTTAATCAGTATAGTGGCTACGTGACCGTGGACACAAAAAATGGAAGGGCACTGTTCTATTACTTTGTTGAGTCTCAGCACAACCCTTCGACGAAGCCTCTGATCTTGTGGCTGAATGGAG GGCCAGGATGCTCCTCCTTAGGATATGGAGCCATGCAGGAACTAGGCCCCTTCAGAGTGCATAGTGATGGAAAAACACTTCAACGAAACAAGTATGCTTGGAACAATG TGGCAAATGTTCTCTTCTTGGAATCTCCAGCAGGGGTAGGATTCTCATACTCGAACACTAGTTCAGATTATGATATGAATGGAGATCAAAGAACTGCAGAAGATTCATATACATTTCTAGTCAATTGGTTTGAGAGATTCCCACATTACAAAAATCATGAGTTCTTCATAACCGGAGAGAGCTATGCCGGCCATTACGTGCCCCAGCTTGCATCCACCATACTTCACCACAACACACAGACCAACCAGACTGTTATCAATCTTCAAGGAGTTGCT ATTGGCAATGCTTTCGTTGATTCCGCGACGAATGACAAAGCTGGCTATGAATTTATGTGGAATCATAACCTAATCTCCGATGAGACCTATGCCAAATTTTGCAAAGCATGCAATTTTTCTGGTATAGAGAGCACCGTCGACTGTGCTGCTGCTACAGAAGATGCTTATGTAGAGTCTGGCGACATTGATCCTTACAATATCTATGCTCCAAAATGTGATGACTCTAATACCACATCCATGTCCGGCATCGCG ATGGCAGACTTCGATCCCTGCTCCACCTCCTATGTCGACTCTTATCTGAACAACCTCGAAGTGCAGAAGGCTCTTCACATAAAAGCTCCAAAACTTCCAAATCCATGGCAAAGTTGCAG TAATTTGGCATGGGTTGACATGGCTCCAACCATGCTGCCGACAATTAAACAACTCATTACTAGCAGAATAAGGTTATGGTTGTTCAG tggTGATATTGATACCGTGGTTTCTATCACGGCTACCAAGTATGCAGTCAGAAATCTTAACCTCCCCATCAAGAGTTCATGGCGCGCATGGTATTCCAAAAGCCAG GTTGGAGGTTATGTTGTGGGATATGAAGGACTGGCATTTGTAACAGTTAGGGGAGCTGGGCACATGGTACCAAGCTACCAACCTGAGAGAGCTCTCACCATGATCTCCTCATTCCTCAAAGGAGAGCTCCCACCTGCTTCCTGA